TTTGTATCcgaatgttaaatttttttaaataagacagCATTAACTattcaaatttaaatgaaatgtatGTCAAGTGAGTGTTTCTTGAATGCAAAATATTGGAATGCTCTGAATGCTGTATTGCTCTTTCTTCTacattattttgcataaaaagTACTTTGTCGAATTTCGCGATTTCATATTGTAGAAAAGATGTACATATGAGGAAGAATGTGTAATTACTTCTATACTTATTTCAAATCAAAAACGAGAAAGCAGCCACATCTTATCGTCTTGCAATTCAGTGCTTTTATTCTCGAATCCCAGGTGACCACTTATTTCACAGCTTTGTCGTGTACACAACGCAGAATTTGCAtactaataattaatatttcgTTTCCTTTATATTTAATCATGATCTGGTTCAAATTATAGGAATTATAATGAGACTTATTGTGGTTATAAAATACCCATTTCTCTCTTAAATATTTATGCGAGTGTATGAATGCGTCTCCTAGAGACATGGGGGaggagaacaaataaaagaatagaaataaatttcagcATCATAGCTGATGATTTGCTCAGTGTGTTCAGTGTGACGTACAATCTGTTTTGATCTCAcctattattgtatttttccttctctcGGCTTCTTCTCAAACGATAAATCACTCCTAGCAATGCTTCAAACTTTCCTTGTTGGTTGCGCCAGAAATCTCAGCAAGAGCAAAGCACTACAAGCCTCCAAGAAGGAACAAAACTGAAGCAATCCAAAGGGAGGAAAATGATGCAAGACACAAATTATAGTTTCATTATATTCCAAGACCAATTATCTGAACACTTAAAATATGTCCGTCAGCAATTGAAATCATGTGCGCACCCAGGAAAGTACTCGGAACGTGCACGCAcatgtgtaggtgtgcgtgcgtgtgcgatTGAATTCCACGGGTGAGGGTGATTGAAAAACGTATATCAGTCTCAACACGCTATGAAATTTATAACAGTacctttccttttctgtccCTGAGGGACTTCCTATCCTTTGGTAAGTGGACAAAGGAGTGGTCTGCTGCTTGGAATACAGGACAACCACAATGTTCTTCCAGACACTTATGAGTCTTCGTATTAACAACAATCTTAATTCTAGATGTACGGCATTTTCCTGTTTCGTTTCCCACGCTGGGCCGACTAACTTATccaaaaaatattctgtaaaacaaatggGTGACTCAGGCTTGCGTGAAATTACTTTCATTTCGTGACTTATATGTGATTGTACTGCTGCTTTGAACCATCTGGAGTTTCCTTCTGTTTTTGAAACGTTGTATAACTTTctgtaattatttgttttcctgcacAGCACTGTCTGAAAATATTGCCATGTTTTACATATCTGTGCTCTAAAAAGACGCTTTATCTAATGTATCAGCCTCTTTAATTTTCTCTGGAATAGTAATCTTACTTCGTGTAATCGTTTTGATATTCATAAAGAATTCGAACGCTAGCGTTGACCAAGTGCTGCACATATCGTGGCACCATCCTATCCAAAGATAATTTCTACCACTGTTCTCGTATTTGTCGAATTGTAGAACTTCCCCTTACTTAGATTCTTcacttttcaaaaacattttctgcgtTGTCCTTGTTTTTCAATGACACCCCTACCCACCTTATTCCACATATCTACTCTTTTTGAAGCAAAACCAgtaatatattctttaaatatcttttaccTTGAGAAAAGCAAAGCTATACATCAGTGAGTTTCTCAAGCagacaaagctttaaaaatccGCTTGTCGACGCTCAGCAAAGACGTCTACCCCAATAAAATCTGTCCATGACATGAACACAGTTAGTTGTCGTGTTAAACGAATGTTGTTGTCGACGTTTACACACTATAAACTGTCGGCAAATCTTGACATAAAGTACCTTGTAAACTTATATTGATCTGCTGGAATTACTGCGATTTCAcggtgtgtttgtttctttattgtttgtttgtcgtgGTGTCGGGTCTTTGTTAACAGTGCGGTTGAATACGACATGCAAATTGAAAAAGCACAGAAGATGATATTCACTCTGTTGATGTTGCTCCGTACTGAAGCACTGCGCTAACAGATTTGTTACAAATGCTACTACGACTAATACCTGATCGGATTTTGTGTCGGAAGTTCGACCAATTACTTCGTGCTTAGTTCCTGCTTGCAAGTTATCCCTTTTCCGACTTGACTGTAATTCTCACAGTATCAATATGGCATTGCTATTCTAAAAAGGCTCTGTGTTTCATCTCAGAAAAGTCGCTGCAGAACTAGCGCTGGGGGGATGCGGGGCCTTCGGAAGCCGGCATAGCATACGTAACAGGGCAATACAAAAATTATGGACCGTTATCCCGACGGTCCATTTGTTAGCGCGGAGCCCCCCATCAGGCGGGGGCTTTAGGCGGTCCCTAACCCCACTCCAACCCCTAGCCCGGCTGTGGTCGCTGGATGATGGTCTAGCCCGGACATTCTTAAGCGAAGAATTGTGAACAATTGTTTCTTAGAACTGCGAGTCCCAGGActtggtttcttcttttttgctgtCCATTATTGTTTTTCGTGTCATACAATAATCTTCTTGGCGATAATTTTGCATGGACCTTCTTATCTTCTTTGAAACTTGTGTTcccaaataataaaattacctTTAAATAGATTCCGCTGTGTATCATCTACAGTGATACAGTTTTTAACTAAACTCCAGCATGAATTACCACTCTTCAGCACAAATCTGAGATGATCAAAATTGAAAATGATATCTGATATTAAattatgtgaaatattttgccATCAATGTGAATCAATGTCTGTTATGCCTTCTCTTATACACATGTATCTGtaattgtatgtatatatatatagtgctttCTCACTGCAATACGCTCAAAGCTTCCAATGTGTAAGAGAAGTAtccttcaaataaatatttttgtatgatcAATATACTGTTGTacaataaaatactttgtaaaaGACAAAGTGTTAGTTACTTGTAATTTTACAACAATTAGAAGCCATATGAATTATATGAGTTCCTATAGTTTTAGTCTATGGTTGTTCGTGGCAATGACGTTTTGTTGAGAGGAAGTCATTACATAGTCTCGTCTCCGATGATATTCCTACAGAGAGTTTTCTACAATTGATGCGACTGCTTTTGATGTATAATTATATGCATATCAGACTGAGGAACGATAGGTACAAAATCAGATTTATTGTGATCGCTGATCAGAGAGCCAAGGACTACAGTATGTATTTCAAACTGTTAAAAGGAAATTCCGTTGCGCTGAAATATTTATAGACTACTCGCATAGCAAATGCTAATGATGAGTAGAATGCGCACTGCCTTCTAAGGTGACACAAAAACGAAAGTCAGGTGTCTGACAAGCTTCTATCGGGTAGAGTGGCACCAGCCCCTGAAAACTTCCTCCAAATATACCTCCTCATGGAATGCATGCAACGCAAGTGATGGCGGCAATGGAAAATGTTTGGAACAATCAAAAATACGGGTGCACTGGCATTTCTAGTTCTTCTGATTACTCTGAGAGAGGACTGGCTGTTATTCATCTTACTGATATTTTGTAAGTCGCTGTGCAACTCCCTAATGTATGTacctgtaattttatttaagaaGCTAGATGCAGAACCAGTTACACATGCTTTGGCTTTTACCACCAGACATAAAAAACAATGACGATCCCCACTCATAACAAGGCACTCTGCTAACCATTAAAATATTCAACGAATCTCACACGGGCTTTGCGAGAACGTTTTGCATATAgagatatttgtatatgtgggtgagcgcgcgcgcgtgtgtgtgtttccctGGTTATCGCCGGTTACTCTACTAAAGACACCTATAAGACCCATTTAATTTAGCTTCAGTTTCTTTAGTTTTCtggttctctctgtctctctaaaacatgcacacacagaggcagaGAGAGGTAGGGAGATTGGGAGAGAAAAGAGTGAGAGGTAAGGGGAGAGCGAGAGGGGATATTATTTATGGGGAACACGTCAGTGTGAAACCCGTCTGTAAAATGTTCGGGTTCCCACGCAGTGGACTAGAACGGGTGGATTGTCTTCTCATAAACATGTTTCAGTGAAATGCTTTATTTAGATCTATGTCACAATGAATGACTTATCTCTTAccatttttctccttctctctctgtgtgttctctctgtgtgttcATAATCTTTGTTCTGGTGCGTTGacaattttcttatttgttctcTAGGCTAAAGTATTCgtattttaccatttttttccttaaagatCTAATGgagtgaaactttttttaacgaTTTGGcaaaactcagtgcaagatacaATTACCTCCATGTTATCACCATGCAAGAAAGACATCGATATCATGACGTCACCTTTGTACCAGACAGCCAAATCAACCGTAAGGTCACAACTCTCTCAGACAGTTTAGGGAGACCTTCAGGAAGTAAAGATTTAAACATGCAGGTATAGTGTAGACGGGCGGCCGTAGCGGCGGGGACTGGTTAGGGcaagggtgggcaattaattttcccaaggggccgcatgacaaattgggatggttttagagggccggactaatatagttaactcagttttacccaatactgtatatatagtatatatactagcGGGTGGGCCAGTGGGccggccggtcagagacaggaggcgggccggatccggcccgtgtccggcctttgcccaggtctgggtTAGGGCAACCTAAGGGTGGAGCTGACGGGATGACAGACGCGCTGGAGACCGGAGCAGCGTCAACACTCTAGAGCCACGTCACAGTTGCAATGACGTGAAAAGAGACGTAGCCGTGGCAGTACTGGTCAAGCTGTTAAGAATAACGGACTTGCTGGTGCTACTCCTGCATCTGATTGCGTGGGAGAAAGTCTCCTCCTCAATCAAGACAACCCCACCATTCGGTTACACTAACCCTGACATTCCTGTTGTTGACCTCCTGTTTGTGAACCCTAATGTTTGTAGGCGAACGGAGGGGGCGTTGGGGGGAGGGTGTTTAACCAAATTTGGGGAAGCAGTATGTTGCACTAAATTTTACGTAATCGTTAGGAAAAAAAGTTCACTACATTGGGTCCTGCTACTGGACATAATATTCCATAGCGATACCTATTATCCTAAACCTTATCACCCGAGGTCTTTAAACTGTTATTGTTTCCTGTtggttcactttttaaaaatcttcactTAAAAAACGACGGTGACTTAGTTCAGTTATTGGGTTACTTCCTCTTTGTTGACGTTTTCCTTTCTGTCTATCATGTTTCTCAGAAGAAAGTCGAAAGAGAAGTTCCCATTCTGTACTATTATCCAACGGATTTCGGAAAACCAAAAGCTAAATCGCAActgctttgtttatttaaaattttgattataacaatacacgcgcatgcgcgcgcgctcacacacacacaaaggatgcagtttttaaaaagtgctgctgctgatgatgatgaggaggaggaggaggagggtggtggtggtggtgctggtggtggtggtggatatCAAGTCTTGTTTTCAGTGTAGTGATGAGTTTCATTACTTAACTTTTGCTGATTTTAGTTTAATTGTTTTCAGTCAGCCACTGACATTTGGTTAGAGCTCACTGTCTTTAACTTGCTTTAATACTGTGTGTTCCAGCTGACCATCTCTACTCACCATACCCCATCCGCATCTCCTGGAAGTGATGTCCCCAACCTCACAGAATTGCAGACAATTGACATCACATCACTTATCACCAGTtcgttgctttttttcttcggtAGCTTTAATTAACAAAGTTATCCCAAAACAATAACCTgcatctattttaaaataaaccaatTTTCTGATTTCAGTAAGTTCCAATGGGCTGTGTGATGATTAGCACTTGATTAAGACTAGTCTCTTGGGTAGGAGTTTTATCCTGATACTCAAGTGTATCCTCTTCTCGTCATGTTCAGTAAATTCACCTGTCCTTTATATTTCAAGTTGTAAAGTTTAGACCGAGACCTCCAGAAATCAGTCCTATTTCCAACTTCGTAAGATGGATATTTAATACATTAAGCGtctattcttcttcttgttcctcatcaccctcagtggagcatagggccgcaagtGTCTATACTGTCTACCAAGTTTTGAGAATTTAAGAATGTACAGAGATGAACGTAGATATCTCTTTTCAGAATTCTTAAAACGAGATAATAAAGCTATCAGAACTTTCAGAAATCGAGTCCAGTTCTAGTTTTCTGGTTTGGTCTATTCGTGAAAAAACCCGGTAAAAGTGGAAAGCAGGTCGAATGATCCACAAAATGGGACAAGGTCATAGTGTTTTGCACTCGAGGACAGCGTACGGATGCAGATTTTCGGATAACTCGGAAATGAGTTGCCTCGCCTGCACGTCTAACTTTGGTTGAAACTCAAAGAGAAATGGGCCACCATAAGTAGAGAAGGAAGGTAGTTCATGATGTCAAGAGTCCACGTCATCTCGGATTCTCTTGATTTTCACTAGGCAGAAGCTGTAATGTTGCACAGGAAGTTCTGGGAGAGGTAGGACGCCGGACACAAGAGTATGGTTTCCTCAAAATCGCAGCAGGAACAAAATGTTGACAAGCAGACATCGCTGTGCGCAGTAGAGACGCACCCACTAGTCTTAAATACCCGCGCCCTCAGATTCAGgcactttttatatatattatttttgtttcatttaaataatcttttaaattccTCCACTATTTTAATGCttatattttcatgtgttttcCATAGAACAGTTTTGACAAATCATGTTCCATGTTTTAATGTTGCAGCATCCACTAATATGTGTTTACCGGGCTCAGTGGGAGATTCGCCATGTTCTGACATGCGGACTTTCTCCTCGCGCCACAGTTCATCTGCCTCGCCCCATTCTCCTCAGAGCGTTTACGAAGGTAATTTTCACAACTGACGTAGTGGAAGTGGTGGTGGCAGTAGTAGCAACAGGAAGCACTTCGGTCAAAAGCACTTGACAGTCTCTCGCGCTGTTACAGATAATtccaaactaattttttttttaaatctgggTTAGCGTCCTGTATTAATAAACTTCACGACTAACTATATTTAACTATGTAGTCTTTCTTTTAGATGAACTGTCTGACATTCAAGACATCTTGCAACGCTGTGCTCCTGGTTCttcagatgacgatgatgacacgAGTGGTAAGTAAAgtataaaacattaaagaaaacaacttcaTTTCTAGCTCTTACCTGTAGAAGGCAGCTACAGCTTACAAAAACTTTCAAGCTATGGCGAAAATTTTGATTTGTCTACTGGTGGTGGTTGTGTTGTAATGCTCAATTATTTTAACCGACATGACGATATAGAGGCTTGCAATATAGCTTTGGTGTTTTATGtagtacaataaaaataagcaatacTGAAAATGACTCATAAGCCAGAGACAGCTGGAAATGATTCTAAAACATAAAGATGCTGCTGCTAATAAGCATGTGTAATATTCTTGACACATTTTTCATTCACATTACGGAACCAATTGTgtgttgtctctctctcactctcggtggtggtggtggtggtggtggtggtggtggtggtggtggtggtggtggtggtggtggtggtggtggtggtgttggtggtggtggtgatgatggatgattgatggatgatgatgatgatgatgatgatgatgatgcatttcCATTCCTCACTTTTCTCGACTTTACACGGTCAGGCTGTAAAACTTCCTGTATTCTCAAAATTTAGGGGTAGGGTTGCTTGATACAATATCCTTAATGTCAGTTTCTGTCAGttctttttgtctctccttCTTCTACCATCTCCACCTCCCGCTCTTTCcccttcattctctctctctctctctggccaagAAGTTGTGATTGTTATGTTTGTGCAAATCTTCCATTCTTTTTCAAACGTGAAGATCAAGTTAACGTAACACCCCCTCTATTTATGACATACAAGGACCATTGAATGGAACACTTCAATTATATaccgatatatatatacctcaacaaaatgttttaagcaaaatcATTTACTGATTGTTTGCatttcgtttcttttttatctttgtcacCCTTCTAACAATCTTGTAAATTATTATTCAGAGGCCTACAAATCtcattttgcaaaaataaaactttaaaggaGCGTCTTTTAAATGTGGAAATGTAAAACCAATCATACATAGCCTGAGGTAAACTGCAACGGTGTCACCGAAAGTTTCTTATCACTACTATGTGCAACTGTCTCTGAACGCATGATGACCCaagtacacatattttaaaattttctgtaaaCGGGTCTCTTCAGTGCCAAATACCTTTAACCAAAAAAATCTCATATTATCCGTTGTGGCTTTTTTTGCAGTGGTACTAGACTTTGAGGACTTGGCTTTTCTAGATAAGTTTTCTAGAACAAGTGAAATGGTAACAGTGATGGACAGGTGTGACGAATACCATCAGCCTTTGCCATCAGATTCAGGTCAGTTACAATATATTACTTAAAAACACAATTCTATAAGATAAAATGATGTGTATGAAGATTTAACAACCAAGCCATGAGTACTATCAAAATGATAGGCAACTGTCACCAGTTGCTACACGGGGGATTAGTACTGACTTGATGTACCCACAGCTAGTGCCAATGCAACCACCAACATTTTTATCTATATGTGTGAAATCTTGTTTACATATGAATTACACAGAAGCGCTGCTGACAACGATCATAgtttgtagtttatttttccttgtaGGTTACTCGCTACACTACTGTAACAACAACAGTGCCAACAGCTACTACAGTACATATCCCTCTTGGGCTCATCCTAACTATGATGTCTACCACCGTCCACACCTAAACGGCCATACAACGTTTCCTCCTACGCCCTCACCCAGTCCAGGGCCACGCCCTATTGACAGCCGCACGCCTCGCACCACGAATGTGTCAGACGTTgatgacgaagatgaagaggacgATGAATACAAGCCATACTGCGACAGTAAAAGAGGTGAAGAGCCTGATATTGTGAATATAAAGCgcgagtttgtgtgtgtatatgagagagagagagagaaagaaagagatataaACAACTTTGTTTTCAGGTATATATGTTGGCCCCAGCAATACTTTATCAttcaaaatttctcttttttatttcgttCATCAACAGCATTACAAAtcgttttttttcattcattaacaGGTGCCAAAAAGAATCTGCTGTGGAAATTTCTTCTGTGGGTGTTAGAAAACAGGGCAGATCTCGCTGAATGGACTGACATTACAAGGGGTACCTTCAAGTTTGTAGACACAGCCAACGTCAGCAAAATGTGGGGACTACGTAAACACAAGAAAGACATGACCTTTGAAAAACTCAGTCGGGGAATAAGGTAAAGTGTAAGGGAAAAATATTCCATGTGTGAATATTTATTATACAAGATGGCGTCAAAACGCTGCTTTGACTAGGCGTGTACATGTAGAATTTATGTAATTGATTTGCATTCCACAGCTGTGCTCATTGTTAGATTcgtgaaaatagtttttaaaatgaacgaCTCGTGTTATCtgtatattaataaattatatatgaaaacaataaataaaaactgtgcgCGATATTTCTTTTCACACAGGCACTACTATAAACGAGGACTGATGGAGCGTCAAGCTAATACCCGGCTGGTCTACAAATTTAACTGGGACAAAGTGCCGAAAAAATACAGGAaggcctgaaaaaaaaacccaaaatggATCGTTTCTTCTTTGTCCAAAATGTGCTCTGTGAGCGAGCagcatatgtaaatatattcagACAGATAATGCTGAATTTACCAAAGACATACTACCGAGTACAGACTAAACAGGCAATGTGCACTTTTCAGACACTTGCCTACAACTCGATGCAGACATGATCAGCTAACTAAATTAACAATCCTTAGTGTGGCCTTAAAGCTAATATGGCCTAGCCCAAAGTGTTGGAGCAGTTCTGTGTATATAGAAATCGCCTGTTTATCTACAAACGTGCTCGGTCTCCTTCAATAAAACGCTTAGCGTAAGTATACTCAGTTAACGGAAGGATCGACTTCGATCTCCCCAGCAGACGCCATTGGCAGGACTATCGTGCTTTGTTTCATCAGTAACAATTGACCGGATATCAGTTACTAGCTCGCAGGTCAAATGTCAGTCTGCTGGGTCGCACGGGCGCAGCTGCGCGCGATACTCGCTGCATTGTGATAAAGCGTTAAGCTGTTCAATTCCCTCTTAAGATCATCTTGACACTGCGAGAGAAGAGACTTGTCCATCTGCTCAACCATCAACTACCCCCATCTCTCTCCCTTACCTCCCCACCACCGCTACTGCCATTGCCACATACATATCGTCTTCTCCTCCCCGTCGATACAAACCAATCACAAAGCGCACGCTTTACTGACAATACTCGAATGCAATTCTAAACTTCCGTAAGAAAGTTCCGGGGGTGGAAGTAATTTTGTCGTATAACTTCCGTTCTTTTTTACCTTTCACTTGATAATAATTTCCGTATTAGTAGGGCTGAGAAGTCGCGGTGGAAGACGTCCTTAAAGACCCTTGACAGTTAAGAAGCCATAGAAAGTATGCGGTATTTTCGTCACGTAGACGCGCTCGAAAAATGCGACGGCCATTTCGGCTAACCAGTAATTAAGAGAATTAACATTGTCTAAAATGAACAAGGGCGCCATTTATCCTCGAGATAAGCTAAACAGTTATGTAAGAGCTCGCGTATTACGTTATTACCTATTTTCGCTCGCGACCTTCAGTTTCGAAACTCGCTTACACCTTTTCCTCGGAAAGAAAGGATttcatctttaattttcttgatTGTGAAGTTACAGAATGCAagcagataagaaaaaaaggaccTCCTCGTCGAATAGATGGCAATGCTTGATGTTTTTGTATCATGACTGTCACGTAAAAGTTGCCGAACACAGCTATACATTAGTCACACAGACCTTTTATCAAACCTACTCATGCGGTTTGAATAAGTACACAATACTTACTCATAGAACGAAACTGATGTAAGGGATAGTGTGGATGGCATGCCATATAAGGTAAAGTCggaaaagataaatgttttcaagtaTTATAGGACCTCAGAGTAAAATTCTCAGAAATCATTCCTCAACTGAAAAATCATATTCGAAAAAATAAACTGCCTTATTTACGTCCTCATCTGTTGCATTTACTGtttttaccatatttttacatatgATTACATAAAATGAAGGAAGTTCTGCTTTTCTACTGCCAGTTATAATTGCACGTTCGAATGAGTaaatttgtgtgcgtgttttcttatattttctttggcTCGAAATGCAAGAAATATAGTTTATGAACATCCATCTGTGTAGTACTTCCTTATGTTGTCTGAGTCCCTCACCCCACAcctcccccaccaaaaaaaaaaaaaaagtgtaattgtcaactctaatttttttttttagggaggtCGAGGATTATATTTGTGACATTGGGCACAGCTCATTTGCCATTAAAGGGACTCCTTAAGGCGCCCGCTTCCTGCATGTTATACAGCCGATCGCGATTGTTCAAAATGTACATAATGTCTGCTTAGCAGATATCCGACAGCACTTTGTACAAGAATATTGATTCCTTTCAAGTctcagctgaaaaaaaagaggatacTAAGAGTCTTACTTGTGAAGAACTGTTTTAGAGGACGAAAGCCACGAATAAACAATAGTCAAATGTGTGACAAGTGTGAGCcacagaggaagaaagaagaaattagaAACAGAGGGAAAAGCCCTAACAGGCAAAGAGAGATAAGGGGGATGATATATGAACTCCCTCCAGCCCTCCTTCCCTCTACTGTCGCATCACGAGTGCTAGAaatttgttggtttgttttctttattcagaaaCGCAAACAGCCTCCCAAAATATGTGATTGTGACCACGTTGCCACAGTCTTCCAACCCCTTCTTGTGATCAT
This is a stretch of genomic DNA from Pomacea canaliculata isolate SZHN2017 linkage group LG3, ASM307304v1, whole genome shotgun sequence. It encodes these proteins:
- the LOC112559865 gene encoding ETS translocation variant 4-like isoform X1, with protein sequence MLTISTHHTPSASPGSDVPNLTELQTIDITSLITTSTNMCLPGSVGDSPCSDMRTFSSRHSSSASPHSPQSVYEDELSDIQDILQRCAPGSSDDDDDTSVVLDFEDLAFLDKFSRTSEMVTVMDRCDEYHQPLPSDSGYSLHYCNNNSANSYYSTYPSWAHPNYDVYHRPHLNGHTTFPPTPSPSPGPRPIDSRTPRTTNVSDVDDEDEEDDEYKPYCDSKRGAKKNLLWKFLLWVLENRADLAEWTDITRGTFKFVDTANVSKMWGLRKHKKDMTFEKLSRGIRHYYKRGLMERQANTRLVYKFNWDKVPKKYRKA
- the LOC112559865 gene encoding ETS translocation variant 4-like isoform X2 translates to MCLPGSVGDSPCSDMRTFSSRHSSSASPHSPQSVYEDELSDIQDILQRCAPGSSDDDDDTSVVLDFEDLAFLDKFSRTSEMVTVMDRCDEYHQPLPSDSGYSLHYCNNNSANSYYSTYPSWAHPNYDVYHRPHLNGHTTFPPTPSPSPGPRPIDSRTPRTTNVSDVDDEDEEDDEYKPYCDSKRGAKKNLLWKFLLWVLENRADLAEWTDITRGTFKFVDTANVSKMWGLRKHKKDMTFEKLSRGIRHYYKRGLMERQANTRLVYKFNWDKVPKKYRKA